One Burkholderiales bacterium genomic region harbors:
- a CDS encoding rhodanese-like domain-containing protein — MKTLKPHDLRRMLDDGGEIALLDVREEGVYSRDGHLLLASNLPLSHLEMRAAALLPRKNVRVVVCDAGDDVLAQRAAERLTEIGYGDVHVLEGGTRAWRDAGFRLYTGVYVPSKAFGEYVLHEDRPPEVTAQELHAWQQEKRDLIVLDSRPLDEYRRNSIPGAIDCPSAELVYRAHDLVRSNDTVVVVNCGGRTRSIIGAQALINARFPHRVYALKDGTQGWHLAGYQLEHGRTEEAPLPTESGRGLAREAAVHVARRYGIRSISKDALAKLHSDASRTVYLLDVRSPSEFLEGHLPGSRTAPGGQLIQATDTFLAVRHAAVVLIDDDGSRATTTAAWLAQMGWRDVFVLENAFDGTKLEPGPVRERVPDIDVALVSAKELHELLRSGSAAVADLATSLRYAEGHIPGAWHVVRSRLAENLRKIPDAQRLVFTSTESDTLARFAAQDAKTLTSADIAVLEGGNAAWTAAGFPLEKGLERATGPTDDMMWKALDRTPEEREAAIREYLTWEVDLVNATYSDPDFGFRRYA; from the coding sequence GCGCGCCGCGGCGCTGCTGCCGCGGAAGAACGTGCGCGTTGTCGTCTGCGACGCCGGTGACGACGTCCTCGCGCAGCGCGCCGCGGAACGCCTGACCGAGATCGGCTACGGCGACGTGCACGTGCTCGAAGGCGGCACGCGCGCGTGGCGCGACGCGGGCTTCCGCCTCTACACCGGCGTGTACGTGCCGAGCAAGGCGTTCGGCGAATACGTCCTGCACGAGGACCGTCCGCCGGAGGTCACTGCGCAGGAGCTGCACGCGTGGCAGCAGGAGAAGCGCGACCTGATCGTGCTCGACAGCCGCCCGCTCGACGAATACCGCCGCAACAGCATCCCCGGCGCGATCGACTGCCCGAGCGCGGAGCTCGTGTATCGCGCCCACGACCTCGTGCGCTCGAACGACACCGTGGTCGTCGTGAACTGCGGCGGACGCACGCGCAGCATCATCGGCGCGCAGGCGCTGATCAACGCGCGCTTTCCCCATCGCGTGTACGCGCTCAAGGACGGCACGCAGGGCTGGCATCTCGCGGGTTATCAGCTCGAGCATGGACGAACGGAGGAAGCGCCGCTGCCGACCGAGTCCGGACGCGGCCTCGCGCGCGAGGCCGCGGTGCACGTGGCGCGGCGCTACGGCATCCGCTCGATCTCGAAAGACGCTCTCGCGAAGCTGCACAGCGATGCGTCGCGCACCGTGTATCTGCTCGACGTGCGCAGCCCTTCGGAATTTCTCGAAGGCCACCTGCCCGGCTCGCGTACAGCACCCGGCGGTCAGCTCATCCAGGCGACCGACACCTTCCTCGCGGTGAGACATGCCGCGGTCGTGCTGATCGACGACGACGGCTCGCGCGCGACGACCACCGCGGCGTGGCTCGCGCAGATGGGTTGGCGCGACGTGTTCGTGCTGGAGAACGCTTTCGACGGGACGAAGCTCGAGCCAGGCCCGGTGCGCGAGCGCGTGCCCGACATCGACGTCGCGCTCGTGTCGGCGAAGGAGCTGCACGAGCTGCTGCGATCGGGATCAGCCGCAGTCGCCGACCTCGCGACCAGCCTGCGCTACGCCGAAGGCCACATCCCCGGCGCATGGCACGTGGTGCGCTCGCGCCTGGCCGAGAACCTGCGCAAGATTCCCGATGCCCAGCGCCTCGTCTTCACCTCCACGGAAAGCGACACGCTCGCACGCTTCGCTGCCCAGGACGCCAAAACCCTGACGTCCGCCGATATCGCAGTGCTCGAAGGCGGAAACGCTGCGTGGACTGCGGCGGGATTCCCGCTCGAAAAAGGCCTCGAGCGCGCCACCGGACCGACCGACGACATGATGTGGAAGGCGCTCGACCGCACGCCGGAAGAGCGCGAGGCCGCGATCCGCGAGTACCTCACGTGGGAAGTCGACCTCGTCAACGCGACGTATTCGGATCCGGATTTCGGCTTTCGTCGCTACGCGTGA